From one Triticum aestivum cultivar Chinese Spring chromosome 4B, IWGSC CS RefSeq v2.1, whole genome shotgun sequence genomic stretch:
- the LOC123089539 gene encoding uncharacterized protein — protein MAASMGSQLKLLVSHGKQLWSYLTSSLSSSRSDPPQQIPDPTGDPPAAQAGDTPAIQESPPALAVSDLEHLPSPNHIGGLDGALEPNLAGNRKLGSSTSFPRHKIHDPVGDYSSQKGSRRLAIGHPDGTHQGPMHRRGASFP, from the exons ATGGCGGCATCTATGGGCTCCCAGCTGAAGCTACTCGTGTCGCACGGGAAGCAACTGTGGAGCTATCTTACCTCTTCTCTTAGCAGTTCCAGGAGTGACCCTCCGCAACAGATTCCTGATCCCACCGGTGATCCTCCAGCCGCTCAAGCCGGGGACACTCCCGCCATTCAGGAGTCTCCACCCGCTCTGGCAG TTTCAGATCTTGAGCACCTTCCAAGTCCTAACCACATAGGAGGCCTTGATGGTGCACTTGAGCCCAATCTGGCAGGCAACCGGAAGCTTGGCAGTTCCACCAGTTTCCCTCGACACAAAATTCATGATCCTGTTGGTGATTACTCCTCTCAGAAAGGATCACGAAGGCTTGCGATAGGGCATCCCGATGGGACTCACCAAGGGCCCATGCACCGTCGTGGCGCGAGCTTCCCCTAG